In Helianthus annuus cultivar XRQ/B chromosome 3, HanXRQr2.0-SUNRISE, whole genome shotgun sequence, a single window of DNA contains:
- the LOC110931176 gene encoding uncharacterized protein LOC110931176 produces MEQGEYRTVDSIGFKWRKMNTLSQRFCGFYNTTLANKPSGWNNENVFNEALRLYENEDKISFPHVRAWQIVKDHSKWKATPNEVASAKRATKRSKTSESGSYSVGGSTGRCQININDESEYDEEPIGEEERPPGRDKSKKIAAEKRKQAASGSGGGSKLEGIMAELKAFNQTFTEMQTEKVKVKKRQAEEKQRRQEEAQQLEEWKIMTTDLSEYPPEDRPILQMMKEKMEWGSVVFLNVTLGFF; encoded by the coding sequence GAATACGTTGAGCCAACGCTTTTGTGGGTTTTATAACACAACGCTCGCCAACAAACCGAGTGGGTGGAAcaacgaaaatgttttcaatgaAGCGTTGCGTTTATACGAAAATGAAGATAAAATTTCTTTCCCACATGTCCGTGCTTGGCAAATTGTAAAGGATCATTCAAAATGGAAGGCAACTCCAAATGAGGTTGCAAGCGCGAAACGAGCAACCAAACGGTCTAAAACTTCCGAGTCAGGAAGTTATAGCGTTGGAGGCTCAACCGGTCGTTGCCAAATAAATATCAACGACGAGTCCGAGTATGACGAGGAGCCGATTGGAGAGGAAGAACGTCCCCCAGGAAGGGACAAAAGTAAAAAGATAGCGGCTGAAAAAAGGAAACAAGCCGCATCAGGAAGTGGTGGTGGTTCGAAGTTGGAAGGTATTATGGCCGAGTTGAAAGCATTCAACCAAACCTTTACCGAGATGCAAACCGAGAAGGTAAAGGTGAAGAAACGACAAGCCGAGGAGAAGCAAAGGAGGCAAGAAGAAGCGCAGCAGTTGGAGGAATGGAAAATAATGACTACCGACCTTAGCGAATATCCACCGGAAGACCGTCCTATTTTACAAATGATGAAGGAAAAAATGGAGTGGGGGAGTGTAGTTTTTTTAAATGtaactttaggttttttttaa